In Aminivibrio sp., the following are encoded in one genomic region:
- a CDS encoding TIM barrel protein has translation MTGLFFSSTLMWNGTLEQMFRMAAEHELQGMEIWAQHFEARGFSVDEYLRLSRLYGTETIVHAPSWDINIASMSDKIRRGSLKETKRAVDFALRIGSCELTVHPGHASLPAEKEASYDRLFDSLCELYEYAFPKGAAISLEVMEKLPVMLADSAENMKLATRALFGRFTYTVDSAHCDGEEEVFSLLRTLPSVSKIHISNRSGQKLHTPLFRGDHDFIRLLPKLWGIGIPLVIEGMDCDQDFSFLKSTLSFVEDVVKNPRSRCAAERKNEDKAVCM, from the coding sequence ATGACGGGACTGTTTTTTTCATCCACGCTGATGTGGAATGGAACGCTTGAGCAGATGTTTCGGATGGCGGCCGAGCATGAGCTGCAGGGTATGGAGATTTGGGCGCAGCACTTTGAGGCCAGAGGATTTTCTGTGGACGAATATCTGCGGCTTTCCCGTCTGTACGGAACGGAGACTATCGTCCACGCTCCGAGCTGGGATATAAACATCGCCTCCATGAGCGATAAAATCCGACGGGGCTCACTAAAAGAGACCAAGAGAGCGGTGGATTTCGCACTCCGTATTGGCTCATGCGAATTGACCGTCCACCCCGGACACGCATCTCTTCCCGCGGAGAAGGAAGCTTCCTACGATCGTCTTTTCGACTCGCTGTGCGAGCTGTATGAGTACGCTTTCCCCAAGGGAGCTGCCATCTCGCTGGAAGTGATGGAAAAGCTTCCCGTAATGCTGGCAGACTCCGCCGAAAACATGAAGCTGGCGACCAGGGCTCTTTTCGGGCGCTTCACTTATACGGTGGACTCCGCTCACTGCGACGGCGAGGAAGAAGTATTTTCATTACTGCGGACGTTGCCCTCCGTATCGAAAATACACATCAGCAACCGATCGGGGCAGAAACTTCACACCCCTCTCTTCCGGGGTGACCACGACTTTATCCGGTTGCTGCCCAAGCTTTGGGGCATCGGCATTCCCCTCGTCATCGAAGGAATGGATTGTGATCAGGATTTCAGTTTCTTGAAGTCCACCCTCTCTTTTGTGGAGGACGTGGTGAAAAATCCCCGGTCCCGGTGTGCGGCGGAAAGAAAGAACGAAGACAAGGCCGTGTGCATGTGA
- a CDS encoding ABC transporter substrate-binding protein: MNVKRIVTGAVMAVLLAAGMAGMADAAGKSALKGTVVLYTSQPEKDVAKLIGAFNGKYPGVTVDVFRSGTEEVVSKIRAENKVKSVLADVLLVADSVTFEGLKEEGMLLSYDSPELKGIPGEYVDKDRTYAGTKLITTGIIYNTAKIKTTLTGFADLTKEEFKNNVIMPSPLYSGAAAYNLGVITRTDGLGWKFYEDLKDNGVRVEKGNGAIQTAVVAGDRACGIIVDYMAVRSKTNGAPVEFVYPVEGSPAITEPIGILKTTKVPEQAKAFVDFVLSEEGQQVAADMGYTPIKAGVPAPKGLKSISEIKSMVYDISILKSHREADKAKFSDMFQ, from the coding sequence GTGAATGTAAAACGAATTGTAACGGGAGCGGTTATGGCTGTATTGCTGGCGGCCGGAATGGCGGGAATGGCCGATGCGGCTGGGAAAAGCGCACTGAAGGGTACAGTGGTGCTCTACACGTCCCAGCCTGAAAAAGACGTGGCGAAGCTTATCGGTGCCTTCAACGGGAAATATCCCGGCGTGACTGTCGACGTGTTCCGTTCGGGAACGGAAGAAGTGGTGAGTAAGATCCGGGCGGAAAACAAGGTGAAGTCCGTGCTTGCCGACGTGCTTCTCGTAGCGGATAGCGTCACCTTTGAAGGGCTGAAGGAAGAGGGGATGTTGCTTTCCTACGATTCTCCCGAACTGAAAGGTATTCCCGGGGAATACGTGGACAAGGACCGCACCTATGCGGGCACCAAACTCATCACCACGGGGATCATTTACAACACCGCCAAGATAAAAACGACCTTGACCGGCTTCGCCGACCTGACGAAAGAGGAATTCAAGAACAACGTCATTATGCCCAGCCCATTGTACTCCGGTGCGGCGGCCTATAATCTCGGCGTGATAACCCGCACCGACGGACTCGGCTGGAAATTCTACGAAGATCTGAAGGACAACGGCGTGCGGGTGGAGAAGGGCAACGGCGCGATCCAGACCGCCGTAGTGGCGGGTGACCGGGCCTGCGGCATCATCGTTGATTATATGGCGGTACGCTCCAAAACCAACGGTGCACCAGTGGAGTTCGTCTATCCCGTCGAAGGATCTCCCGCCATTACAGAGCCCATCGGTATACTGAAGACAACCAAGGTCCCCGAGCAGGCCAAGGCCTTCGTGGATTTTGTCTTGTCCGAAGAGGGACAGCAAGTGGCGGCCGACATGGGGTATACTCCGATTAAAGCTGGAGTGCCTGCCCCCAAAGGGTTGAAATCCATCAGCGAAATCAAAAGCATGGTCTATGATATCTCCATACTGAAATCCCACAGAGAGGCCGACAAGGCGAAGTTCAGCGACATGTTCCAGTAA